A stretch of the Flavobacterium sp. 5 genome encodes the following:
- a CDS encoding polysaccharide deacetylase family protein, with amino-acid sequence MKIQGIIILLLLMFGQQAQSQQTELWNNKKCAVVLTYDDALNIDLDIVIPALDSLGLKGTFYLIGESSAVSKRIPEWRLAVQKGHELGNHSLMHPCDATFQGRSWVSPDRALNNYTVTRAVNEIRVTNTLLQAIDGKTERTFAFPCGDTKIGSVNFYDDLKNDFVGARGVQSGFQHIKEVDLNNINCFYIDGHSGDYMIDLVKKAIESHTLLVFLFHGVGGEHAINVSAKAHKELLQFMKLHEKEIWNAPMVDVAKFIRKNQKS; translated from the coding sequence ATGAAAATACAAGGCATCATTATCTTATTACTGTTAATGTTTGGACAACAGGCTCAATCACAGCAAACTGAATTATGGAACAATAAAAAATGTGCCGTTGTACTTACTTATGATGACGCTCTTAATATAGATTTGGATATTGTAATTCCAGCTCTTGATTCGCTTGGTCTCAAAGGAACATTTTATTTGATTGGAGAGTCTTCTGCTGTAAGCAAACGAATTCCCGAGTGGAGATTGGCTGTGCAAAAAGGCCATGAATTGGGTAATCATTCTTTAATGCATCCATGTGATGCTACTTTTCAAGGTAGGTCTTGGGTAAGTCCTGATAGAGCGCTTAATAATTATACAGTGACAAGAGCAGTCAACGAAATTAGAGTTACAAATACTCTTTTGCAGGCAATAGACGGTAAAACAGAACGAACTTTTGCGTTTCCATGTGGAGATACTAAAATTGGTTCAGTTAATTTTTATGATGATTTAAAAAATGATTTTGTTGGTGCTAGAGGTGTTCAGTCTGGTTTTCAACATATAAAAGAGGTTGATTTAAATAATATCAATTGTTTTTATATCGATGGTCATTCTGGTGATTATATGATTGATTTGGTTAAAAAAGCAATTGAGTCTCATACTTTATTAGTGTTTTTATTTCATGGTGTTGGTGGAGAACATGCTATCAATGTTTCTGCAAAAGCCCATAAAGAATTACTGCAATTTATGAAATTACATGAAAAGGAAATTTGGAATGCTCCTATGGTAGATGTTGCCAAATTCATTCGTAAAAATCAAAAGTCATAA
- a CDS encoding FKBP-type peptidyl-prolyl cis-trans isomerase: protein MKYSFLAIIAVLFMSCSNSDSKEEVDYSAQNEAEIKAYVTENNLDAKRTDSGLYYVINEEGTGKRPTAISNLTVSYKGYYTNKKILDQSTDAGYTFNLQGMIKGWIEGIPFFKEGGSGILLIPAHLAYGSNDYKGVPAGSVLIFEIKLISVEFSAANDAKIVKYIADNQLNAVKTESGLYYVIDEAGTGKQPTATSNVTVAYKGYYTDKTVFDQGSSTGISFNLQGVIKGWMEGIPYFKEGGSGKLLIPASLGYGSYDYRGIPGGSVLIFDVKLISVN from the coding sequence ATGAAATATTCATTCCTTGCTATTATTGCTGTACTTTTTATGTCTTGCAGTAACAGTGACTCTAAAGAAGAAGTAGATTATAGCGCTCAAAATGAAGCTGAAATAAAGGCTTATGTAACAGAGAACAATCTAGATGCAAAAAGAACAGATTCAGGTTTGTACTATGTAATTAACGAAGAAGGAACAGGCAAGCGACCTACAGCAATTTCAAATTTGACTGTTTCTTACAAAGGGTATTATACTAACAAAAAGATACTTGATCAAAGTACAGACGCTGGTTATACTTTTAATTTGCAGGGAATGATAAAAGGTTGGATTGAGGGTATTCCTTTTTTTAAAGAAGGTGGAAGTGGCATTCTGTTGATACCAGCGCATTTGGCTTATGGCAGTAATGATTATAAAGGTGTTCCAGCAGGCTCTGTATTAATTTTTGAGATTAAATTGATTTCGGTTGAATTCAGTGCTGCAAATGACGCCAAAATTGTGAAATATATTGCAGACAATCAACTAAATGCCGTAAAAACAGAATCTGGTTTGTATTATGTAATTGACGAAGCGGGGACAGGTAAACAACCTACAGCTACTTCAAATGTTACGGTTGCTTATAAAGGCTATTATACTGATAAAACTGTTTTCGATCAAGGAAGTAGTACTGGCATTTCATTTAACCTGCAAGGTGTAATAAAAGGATGGATGGAAGGAATTCCATATTTTAAAGAAGGGGGAAGTGGTAAACTTTTAATACCAGCTAGTTTGGGTTACGGTAGTTACGATTATAGGGGTATTCCTGGGGGATCTGTTTTGATTTTCGATGTTAAGCTAATTTCAGTTAATTAA
- a CDS encoding FKBP-type peptidyl-prolyl cis-trans isomerase, whose protein sequence is MKYSFLALVAVLFMSCNDKKKEENITPAANTEAVPNNEAEIVKYIADNHLKATRTESGLYYVIEEAGTGKQPTVDSEVTVAYKGYFTNKEVFDQSDKKGISFPLRGVIAGWTEGIQYFKEGGKGILLIPSDLGYGPGGQGPIPGGSVLVFDIKLNSVK, encoded by the coding sequence ATGAAATACTCTTTTTTAGCTCTTGTAGCTGTGCTTTTTATGTCTTGTAATGACAAGAAAAAAGAAGAAAATATAACTCCTGCTGCTAATACTGAGGCTGTCCCAAACAATGAGGCCGAAATCGTAAAATATATTGCAGATAATCATTTAAAAGCAACACGTACTGAGTCGGGTTTGTATTATGTAATTGAAGAAGCGGGAACAGGAAAACAGCCAACTGTTGATTCTGAAGTTACAGTTGCATACAAAGGATATTTTACCAATAAAGAAGTTTTTGACCAGAGTGATAAAAAAGGGATTTCTTTTCCTTTACGTGGTGTAATTGCTGGTTGGACAGAAGGAATTCAGTATTTTAAAGAAGGTGGTAAAGGAATTCTTTTAATTCCTTCTGATTTGGGATACGGTCCTGGAGGACAAGGTCCAATTCCTGGAGGATCAGTACTGGTTTTTGATATTAAATTAAACTCAGTTAAATAG
- a CDS encoding nucleoside recognition domain-containing protein has product MVLSRFWLVIFISSIVFIVVSLFTANTYTIDYVLNGKKDDPVLISEKYIEQVPAFIKDSIKKATDQTMIINRDTLNADTTYVYKNKTVKIFSGVQKSDGLLPTCKSTLLDLILPLMAYLAFFCGLMELLIISGASGKLAKLLSPVFVKVFPSIPKDHPSISYMTLNFAANFLGLDSAATPFGLKAMESLQEINPEKDKASDAQIMFMCLHASGLTLIATSIIGYRAAANATNPADVMLPCIITSFIGTIAAFLIVGIKQKINFKSASLVVALITLIAAIVGLLMYVNHLDLIGKNYFTSNLSALILVGIIAFTLLFSFIKEKEFTDAKTTVFEAFVSGANNGVKTGVTIFPYVLGMLVAISLFRNSGLFEIISNWIAFAFSNMGVNKEITDALPVALLRPFSSAGSRGFLIDSMNTFGADSMTGRLSSIFQCSAESTFYVIAVYFGSVNIKNTRYALGTMLLVDLICVITAIFVASWFF; this is encoded by the coding sequence ATGGTATTAAGTAGATTCTGGTTGGTTATTTTTATTTCCTCGATTGTTTTTATTGTTGTCAGTTTGTTTACTGCCAATACCTATACCATTGATTATGTTTTGAATGGAAAAAAAGACGATCCTGTTTTAATTTCTGAAAAATATATTGAACAAGTTCCTGCTTTTATCAAAGACAGTATTAAGAAAGCAACAGATCAAACCATGATTATCAATCGTGATACGCTAAATGCAGACACAACTTATGTTTATAAAAATAAAACAGTAAAGATTTTCAGCGGAGTTCAAAAATCGGATGGTTTATTACCAACTTGTAAAAGTACTTTGCTTGATTTGATTTTGCCACTTATGGCTTATCTGGCCTTTTTCTGCGGATTGATGGAACTTTTAATCATTTCTGGAGCCTCTGGAAAATTAGCTAAACTATTGAGTCCTGTATTTGTAAAAGTGTTTCCTAGTATTCCTAAGGATCACCCATCTATATCCTACATGACGTTAAACTTTGCTGCTAATTTCCTAGGATTAGATTCTGCTGCGACACCATTTGGGCTTAAAGCCATGGAAAGTTTGCAAGAAATAAATCCCGAAAAAGACAAAGCCAGCGACGCTCAGATTATGTTTATGTGTCTGCATGCTTCGGGGCTGACATTAATTGCAACATCTATTATTGGCTATCGCGCTGCTGCGAATGCTACTAACCCAGCCGATGTAATGTTACCTTGTATTATAACTTCTTTTATTGGTACTATTGCTGCTTTTTTAATTGTTGGAATCAAGCAAAAAATTAATTTCAAAAGCGCTTCATTGGTTGTGGCTCTGATAACATTAATTGCCGCCATAGTTGGTTTGTTGATGTACGTAAACCACTTAGATTTAATTGGAAAAAACTATTTTACATCTAATCTTTCTGCTTTGATATTGGTTGGAATTATTGCTTTTACTTTGCTATTTTCATTTATAAAAGAGAAGGAATTTACAGATGCTAAAACCACAGTTTTTGAAGCCTTTGTGTCAGGTGCCAATAATGGAGTCAAAACAGGAGTTACCATTTTTCCTTATGTTTTGGGAATGTTGGTGGCTATTTCTTTATTCAGAAACAGTGGTTTATTTGAAATTATTAGCAACTGGATTGCATTTGCTTTCTCTAATATGGGTGTCAATAAAGAAATTACTGATGCTTTACCAGTAGCATTGCTTAGACCGTTTAGTTCTGCTGGTTCACGAGGTTTTTTGATTGATTCGATGAATACTTTTGGTGCCGATTCTATGACGGGAAGGTTAAGTAGTATTTTTCAATGCAGTGCCGAAAGTACTTTCTATGTAATTGCCGTTTATTTTGGTTCGGTAAATATCAAAAATACCCGTTACGCTTTAGGAACGATGCTTTTGGTCGATTTGATTTGTGTAATTACAGCTATATTTGTGGCTAGTTGGTTTTTTTAA
- a CDS encoding winged helix DNA-binding domain-containing protein translates to MNLYNLYGLKMTHQEIANYRLASQKIFKMTQQTPQEIVRHLGAMQAQDYAMAKWAIGSRCDASEKSIEEAINSGEIIRTHILRPTWHFVAAEDIRWMLALSAPQVKKFTASAAKKYGFDDKKLDQTNSSIEKLLAGNNHLTRDEIMQELDIKKTSSQDFLSAVIMMNAELDGLVCNGRMKGKQITYALLDERVLKSEMKLTTEEALAKLAKRYFESHGPATLLDFSWWSGFSIAIIKSVINLIESELDSIEINNQKYWFRLDVIDIDNFHESVHFLPAFDEILISYKTREASILLEHQPKAFTNNGIFKPVILENGKVIGTWKRTIKKDHMKVETQFFTVTDEAKKSIVFEEIKHFENYLETKVIIE, encoded by the coding sequence ATGAACTTATATAACTTATATGGTTTAAAAATGACACATCAGGAAATTGCAAACTATCGACTTGCTTCGCAAAAGATTTTTAAAATGACTCAGCAAACACCACAAGAAATCGTACGGCATCTTGGAGCTATGCAAGCGCAGGATTATGCTATGGCTAAATGGGCGATTGGCTCGAGATGTGATGCTTCTGAAAAAAGTATTGAAGAAGCTATTAATTCGGGTGAAATTATTAGAACACATATTTTAAGACCAACGTGGCATTTTGTAGCTGCCGAAGATATTCGTTGGATGTTAGCTCTTTCTGCACCACAAGTAAAAAAATTTACAGCCTCGGCCGCAAAAAAGTATGGTTTTGATGACAAAAAATTGGATCAAACTAATTCATCGATTGAAAAGTTATTAGCAGGAAATAATCATCTGACACGCGATGAAATCATGCAAGAACTAGATATTAAAAAAACTTCTAGTCAGGATTTTCTTAGTGCTGTAATAATGATGAATGCGGAACTGGATGGTTTGGTCTGTAATGGAAGAATGAAAGGGAAGCAAATTACTTATGCTTTGCTCGATGAACGAGTTTTGAAATCCGAAATGAAGCTTACTACAGAAGAAGCGCTAGCTAAATTAGCCAAACGGTATTTTGAAAGCCATGGTCCAGCAACTTTGCTCGACTTTTCGTGGTGGTCTGGTTTTTCAATAGCAATAATTAAATCAGTAATTAATTTAATAGAGTCTGAATTGGATTCGATTGAAATTAATAATCAGAAGTATTGGTTTAGACTTGATGTAATTGATATTGATAACTTTCACGAAAGTGTGCATTTTTTACCTGCTTTTGATGAGATTTTAATCTCCTATAAAACTCGAGAAGCATCCATTTTATTAGAGCATCAACCTAAAGCATTTACAAATAATGGCATTTTTAAACCCGTCATTCTCGAAAACGGCAAAGTCATTGGAACCTGGAAACGAACCATCAAAAAAGATCACATGAAAGTAGAAACGCAGTTTTTTACTGTTACAGATGAAGCTAAAAAGAGTATTGTTTTTGAAGAGATTAAACATTTTGAAAATTATCTGGAAACCAAAGTTATAATTGAGTAG
- a CDS encoding 3'-5' exonuclease gives MIEKINLNNILFLDIETVPESEDYNALDSEMQVLYEQKTQYQRKDDFTAEEFYDRAGIWAEFGKIVCISVGYFVIKGDIRNFRVTSFFGEEPKLLKDFNNLLNNHFNGPQHVLCGHNAKEFDIPFLARRMIINQIPIPDKLNLFGKKPWEIAHLDTLELWKFGDYKHYTSLKLMCKVLGIPSPKGDIDGSQVGYVFYVEKDIDRIVTYCEKDTIAVAQIFLRLRREDLLIEEEIIHV, from the coding sequence ATGATAGAGAAAATAAATCTCAACAATATCCTTTTCCTAGACATAGAAACTGTTCCTGAATCTGAAGATTACAATGCTTTGGACTCTGAAATGCAAGTGTTGTACGAGCAAAAAACACAATACCAACGCAAAGATGATTTTACAGCTGAAGAATTTTATGACCGTGCTGGAATTTGGGCTGAATTTGGGAAAATTGTCTGTATTTCTGTGGGATATTTTGTCATTAAAGGTGATATTCGAAACTTTAGAGTGACTTCTTTCTTTGGCGAAGAGCCGAAACTTTTAAAAGATTTCAATAATTTGTTGAATAATCATTTCAACGGGCCTCAACATGTTTTGTGTGGACACAATGCTAAGGAATTTGATATTCCGTTTCTTGCCCGTAGGATGATTATCAATCAGATTCCAATTCCCGACAAGCTGAATTTATTTGGTAAAAAACCTTGGGAAATTGCGCACTTGGACACTTTAGAATTATGGAAATTTGGTGATTACAAACATTATACTTCTTTAAAATTGATGTGTAAAGTCCTTGGTATTCCTTCTCCAAAAGGCGATATCGACGGTAGCCAGGTTGGGTACGTTTTTTATGTAGAAAAAGACATTGACCGAATAGTCACTTATTGTGAAAAAGATACAATTGCTGTAGCGCAAATATTTCTTCGCTTACGAAGAGAGGATTTATTGATTGAAGAAGAGATTATTCATGTATAG
- a CDS encoding methylated-DNA--[protein]-cysteine S-methyltransferase — translation MKNNDQSTAYFKTPLGIAKIIGDQKGISVISILAEGEISNEIPVILKEAVSQLTDYFDSKRTNFDFKLNPKGTDFQQKVWKALLEIPYGKTLSYMDLSKKLGDIKAIRAVASANGKNPLWIVVPCHRVIGSDGSLTGYAGGLWRKKWLLELENPTTQQSLF, via the coding sequence ATGAAGAATAACGATCAATCTACGGCGTATTTCAAGACTCCATTGGGAATTGCAAAAATCATAGGTGACCAAAAGGGAATTTCGGTAATTTCAATATTAGCTGAAGGTGAAATATCAAATGAAATCCCGGTTATTCTAAAAGAAGCTGTTTCTCAACTTACGGATTATTTTGACAGTAAAAGAACAAATTTTGATTTTAAACTGAATCCTAAAGGAACAGATTTTCAGCAAAAAGTATGGAAAGCACTACTAGAGATACCCTATGGTAAAACATTAAGCTATATGGATTTATCAAAAAAATTAGGTGATATAAAAGCAATTCGTGCTGTAGCTTCTGCTAATGGGAAAAACCCACTTTGGATTGTTGTTCCTTGTCACCGTGTTATAGGAAGCGATGGATCGCTAACGGGTTACGCAGGTGGATTATGGCGAAAGAAATGGCTACTAGAACTTGAAAATCCAACGACTCAGCAAAGCTTATTCTAG
- a CDS encoding LysR family transcriptional regulator gives MELRHLKYFLKLAEELSFVRAADKLFISQPPLSRQIKELETEIGAQLFERNNKRVILTEAGKYYQKEIQELVQNLERINLTTKKIAENQSGEFRIAYVSSTFSGDISKLLQFLSEKYPFVNFRLYEVPTVKQIAALEEGKIDFGIIRAPLYSSKIDSQLWFKDSFSIVFNRNKYNITTEEELKKLQDATFVFFNKDYAPYFYDVLLQICAQYGFEPKVVHESNNISSIIQLVKSGLGISIVPTAIMKNYNYPELEFVEIKRRFLFTHILLATPKGSQSEISKAAIQFLMQQNVKNEE, from the coding sequence ATGGAATTACGTCACTTAAAATATTTCTTAAAATTAGCTGAGGAATTGAGCTTTGTTCGTGCTGCGGATAAATTATTCATTTCTCAACCGCCTTTGAGTCGTCAGATTAAAGAATTGGAAACTGAAATTGGAGCTCAGCTTTTTGAGCGTAACAATAAACGCGTAATTCTTACTGAGGCTGGAAAATATTACCAAAAGGAAATTCAGGAATTGGTTCAAAACTTGGAACGCATCAATTTGACTACCAAAAAAATTGCTGAAAATCAAAGTGGTGAGTTTCGCATTGCCTATGTCAGTTCTACTTTTTCGGGAGATATTTCAAAGCTGTTGCAATTTCTTTCTGAGAAATATCCTTTTGTAAATTTTCGGCTTTACGAAGTACCAACAGTCAAACAAATTGCTGCTTTGGAAGAAGGAAAAATAGACTTTGGAATTATTCGTGCGCCTTTGTATTCTTCAAAAATAGATTCTCAATTATGGTTCAAAGACAGTTTCTCCATTGTATTTAACAGAAATAAATATAATATTACTACAGAAGAGGAACTGAAAAAATTACAAGATGCAACTTTTGTATTTTTTAATAAAGATTATGCTCCTTACTTTTACGATGTTTTATTGCAAATTTGTGCTCAATATGGTTTTGAACCAAAAGTTGTTCATGAATCCAATAACATTTCGTCGATTATCCAGCTGGTAAAGAGCGGATTGGGTATTTCGATTGTTCCAACTGCGATTATGAAAAATTATAATTATCCAGAATTGGAATTCGTAGAAATCAAAAGAAGGTTTCTTTTTACCCATATTCTATTGGCTACTCCAAAAGGAAGCCAATCAGAAATATCCAAAGCAGCCATACAATTTTTAATGCAACAAAATGTGAAAAATGAAGAATAA
- a CDS encoding bifunctional 2-polyprenyl-6-hydroxyphenol methylase/3-demethylubiquinol 3-O-methyltransferase UbiG produces MEQIWKDRWDKRYSNKEFAYGEEPNKYLKEQLDKLKVGTILFPAEGEGRNAIYAAKLGWKVFAFDISLKGKKKALQLAESNNVTIDYQVGELETIDYEHDQFDAIGLIYAHFPATIKSQYHKILDRYLRKGGVVIFEAFSKKHLHYVLKDEKIGGPKDIESLFSIEEIKADFPDYDFEELAEKEIELNEGIFHNGKGSVIRFVGRKK; encoded by the coding sequence ATGGAACAGATTTGGAAAGACAGATGGGACAAAAGATACAGCAACAAAGAATTTGCTTATGGAGAAGAGCCTAACAAATACCTAAAAGAACAACTAGACAAATTAAAAGTGGGAACTATTCTTTTTCCTGCAGAAGGAGAAGGCCGTAATGCCATTTATGCTGCCAAATTGGGTTGGAAGGTTTTTGCTTTTGATATAAGTCTGAAAGGAAAAAAGAAAGCACTACAACTTGCAGAATCAAATAATGTGACGATTGACTATCAAGTTGGCGAACTGGAAACAATAGATTATGAACATGATCAATTTGATGCTATTGGGCTTATTTACGCTCATTTTCCAGCTACAATCAAATCCCAATATCATAAAATTTTGGATCGTTATTTACGAAAGGGAGGAGTCGTTATTTTTGAAGCTTTCAGTAAAAAACATCTTCATTATGTTCTAAAGGATGAAAAAATTGGAGGTCCAAAAGACATAGAATCTTTATTCTCGATAGAAGAAATAAAGGCTGATTTTCCAGATTACGATTTTGAAGAATTGGCAGAAAAGGAAATTGAACTTAACGAAGGAATATTTCATAACGGAAAAGGTTCAGTAATACGATTTGTGGGAAGAAAAAAATAA
- a CDS encoding trans-aconitate 2-methyltransferase has protein sequence MKKSTVNEIKERFDNDVERFANLETGQVATMDAQISLDLLTASAKAIKPNATTVLDLGCGAGNYTLKMLSKVPDLNCTLIDLSQNMLDKAQERVSEGTAGTVETIQGDIRDIDLPKNHFDIILAGAVLHHLREDSDWEFVFKKLYDSLTDGGCLLISDLLTQDNEAINQLIWGRYGDYLKLHGGEEYQQKVFDYIEKEDTPRSMVYQLDLMKKVGFSSVEILHKNACFGAFGGIK, from the coding sequence ATGAAAAAATCAACAGTAAACGAAATCAAAGAACGTTTTGACAATGATGTCGAACGATTCGCCAATTTAGAAACAGGACAAGTAGCAACAATGGATGCGCAAATTTCATTAGACCTTTTGACAGCTTCTGCTAAAGCGATAAAACCAAATGCAACCACCGTTTTGGATCTAGGTTGTGGAGCAGGAAATTATACGTTGAAAATGCTTTCTAAAGTTCCTGATTTGAACTGTACTTTGATTGATTTGAGCCAAAATATGTTAGATAAAGCTCAAGAGCGAGTTTCGGAAGGGACAGCCGGAACTGTAGAAACGATTCAAGGGGATATCCGAGATATAGATTTACCTAAAAATCATTTTGACATTATCTTAGCTGGAGCGGTTTTGCATCATTTAAGAGAAGATTCGGACTGGGAATTTGTTTTTAAGAAATTGTATGATAGTTTAACAGACGGTGGTTGTTTGTTGATTTCGGATTTATTGACTCAAGATAACGAAGCGATAAATCAATTGATTTGGGGCAGATATGGTGATTATTTGAAGCTACACGGTGGCGAGGAATACCAACAAAAGGTTTTTGATTATATCGAAAAAGAAGATACTCCGAGATCGATGGTGTATCAATTGGATTTGATGAAAAAAGTAGGTTTTTCGAGTGTTGAAATTTTACACAAAAATGCTTGTTTTGGAGCTTTTGGTGGAATCAAATAA
- a CDS encoding CPBP family intramembrane glutamic endopeptidase, producing MDTLLISRKQVWKTLILFLSILIILSAICYYAIIKLNPTSIYVGALMMCPALSAFITLKIIKRPISSLPWELKKIKYLRLSYLVPTIYISIAYILIWIFGFGSLFNQNTVVEWSNELGIKEFNSFFVILLMVLLLATVGVVKNIGSTLGEEIGWRGFFIFELRKIFSFGGVSIISGLIWSLWHWPLIFLIYKGSNDILIHIVSFTVMIIGMSVILTYYTYKSNSLWPAALYHSVHNIYIQKIFTPLTSTNEISKFWIDEFGIMLPIITTIFAIYFWYKAKTENL from the coding sequence ATGGATACACTTTTAATTTCTCGAAAACAAGTTTGGAAAACTTTGATATTATTTTTAAGTATTTTAATTATACTTAGTGCAATTTGCTATTATGCTATAATAAAATTAAATCCTACAAGTATTTATGTTGGAGCATTAATGATGTGTCCTGCATTATCTGCATTCATTACATTAAAAATCATAAAAAGACCTATTTCAAGTTTACCTTGGGAATTGAAAAAAATTAAATATTTACGATTATCATATTTAGTTCCAACTATTTATATATCAATAGCATATATTTTAATATGGATATTTGGTTTTGGAAGCTTATTTAATCAAAATACAGTTGTCGAATGGTCTAATGAATTAGGAATAAAAGAATTCAATAGTTTTTTTGTAATACTATTGATGGTTTTACTTTTAGCAACAGTAGGTGTTGTAAAAAACATAGGTTCTACTTTAGGTGAAGAAATAGGATGGCGGGGATTTTTTATTTTTGAACTTAGAAAAATATTCTCTTTTGGAGGCGTATCAATAATTAGTGGTCTAATTTGGTCACTCTGGCATTGGCCTCTTATTTTCTTAATCTATAAAGGAAGTAACGATATTTTAATTCATATAGTTTCATTTACAGTAATGATAATAGGAATGTCTGTTATTTTGACTTACTATACTTATAAATCAAATAGTCTATGGCCTGCAGCTCTTTATCATTCAGTTCATAATATTTATATACAGAAAATATTTACTCCATTAACATCAACAAATGAGATAAGTAAATTTTGGATAGATGAATTTGGAATAATGCTCCCAATTATCACAACAATTTTTGCAATTTACTTTTGGTATAAAGCAAAAACTGAAAACTTATAA
- a CDS encoding c-type cytochrome, which yields MKKIIIAVTLFVLVSCKKESQESFGKPTEITTEAQTPEALGKEIFEGKGNCVACHQVDKKLIGPSLQEIAKIYKDKNGNLVNFFKGEGEAIVDPSQFEVMRANIEITRTFSDEELKGLEAYIDSNLK from the coding sequence ATGAAGAAAATAATTATAGCCGTTACTCTTTTTGTATTAGTATCCTGTAAAAAAGAAAGTCAGGAATCTTTTGGAAAACCTACTGAAATTACAACAGAAGCTCAAACACCAGAAGCTTTAGGAAAAGAAATTTTTGAAGGTAAAGGAAATTGCGTTGCTTGTCATCAAGTAGATAAAAAATTGATTGGACCAAGTCTTCAGGAAATTGCCAAAATCTATAAAGATAAAAATGGCAATCTAGTTAATTTCTTCAAGGGCGAAGGCGAAGCTATTGTTGACCCAAGTCAGTTTGAAGTAATGAGAGCCAATATAGAAATTACCAGAACCTTTTCAGACGAAGAATTGAAAGGTTTAGAAGCTTATATCGATTCCAATCTGAAATAA
- the hemB gene encoding porphobilinogen synthase, with translation MFPLQRGRRLRTNESIRSLVRETTLSPSDFMFPMFIAEGENVNVAIPSMPGIFRRSIDLTVEEVKELFALGIRAVNIYVKVSEDLKDNTGKEAWNPNGLMQQAIRAIKTACPEMIVMPDVALDPYSIYGHDGIIANGDVENDSTNDALVKMAVSHAEAGADFVAPSDMMDGRVLRLRQGLDVAGFHNVGIMSYSAKYASAFYGPFRDALDSAPREANVVVPKDKKTYQMDYANRIEAIKEALWDVEEGADMVMVKPGIAYLDIVREVKNAVNVPVTVFHVSGEYAMIKAAAERGWLDNDKIMMEQLMCIKRAGASLISTYFAKEAAILLNK, from the coding sequence ATGTTCCCATTACAAAGAGGTAGAAGATTAAGAACCAACGAATCCATTCGTTCTTTAGTACGTGAAACGACTTTAAGTCCATCCGATTTTATGTTTCCAATGTTTATTGCTGAAGGCGAAAACGTAAATGTTGCAATTCCATCGATGCCAGGTATTTTCCGTCGTTCTATTGATTTAACTGTTGAAGAAGTCAAAGAATTATTCGCATTGGGAATTCGTGCCGTAAATATCTATGTAAAAGTTAGTGAAGATTTAAAAGACAATACTGGAAAAGAAGCTTGGAATCCAAACGGATTGATGCAACAAGCTATCCGGGCTATCAAAACCGCTTGTCCAGAAATGATTGTAATGCCCGATGTGGCTTTAGATCCCTATTCGATTTATGGTCACGACGGAATTATTGCCAATGGCGATGTTGAAAATGATTCAACTAACGATGCGTTAGTAAAAATGGCAGTTTCTCACGCCGAAGCTGGTGCCGATTTTGTAGCGCCTTCGGATATGATGGACGGTCGTGTATTGCGTTTACGCCAAGGATTGGATGTCGCAGGTTTTCACAATGTGGGAATCATGAGTTATTCGGCAAAATATGCTTCGGCGTTTTACGGACCTTTCCGTGATGCTTTAGACAGCGCACCAAGAGAAGCTAATGTTGTAGTTCCAAAAGACAAAAAAACCTACCAAATGGATTATGCTAACCGCATCGAAGCCATCAAAGAAGCACTTTGGGACGTCGAAGAAGGTGCCGATATGGTCATGGTAAAACCTGGAATCGCTTATTTAGATATCGTTCGTGAAGTTAAAAATGCAGTTAATGTTCCTGTGACTGTTTTTCATGTATCAGGCGAATATGCAATGATTAAAGCTGCTGCCGAAAGAGGTTGGTTGGATAACGACAAAATTATGATGGAACAATTGATGTGTATCAAAAGGGCAGGAGCAAGTCTGATTTCTACTTATTTCGCCAAAGAAGCTGCGATACTTTTAAACAAATAA